Part of the Paracoccus sp. MC1862 genome, ATCCCCGAACAGGTCGAGCAGATGCGCGAGCAGGCGCTGTCGCGCTTCGGCCGCATCGACGCGCTGGTGAACAACGCGGGCGTGGCGCTGTTCGCCCGCGCCGAGACGGTCAGCTTCGCGCAGTGGCGCGAGGTGATGGCCACGAACCTCGACGGCGTGTTCCTCTGCACCCAGGCGCTGACCCCGGCGCTGGCGGAAACGAAGGGCGCGATCGTCAATATCGCCTCGATCTCGGGGCTGCGGGCGTCCACGCTGCGGGTGGCCTATGGCACCTCGAAGGCCGCCGTCATCCACCTGACAAAGCAATATGCCGCCGAACTGGGCGAGATGGGCATCCGCGTGAACTGCATTGCCCCCGGTCCGGTCCGCACCAAGCTGGCGATGGCGGTCCATGCGCCCGAGATCATCGCTGCCTATTATGACGCGATCCCGCTGAACCGCTATGGCGAGGCGCGCGAAATCGCGGAAGGCATCGTCTTCTTATGCTCTGAGAACGCGAGCTTCGTCACCGGGCAGACGCTGGCCGTGGACGGCGGCTTCGATGCGACGGGCGTGGGCCTGCCGGCGCTGCGCCGGGCCGAGTGAAGCAGGGGGGCGGGGCGTCATGCAGCCCTGGGTCACCAGCCTCAGCGAGATTCCGGGAACCTCGACGATCAGCGCCAGCCGCAGCATGTCGGCGTCCCAGAAGGAAATATCCCCCGGAAAATCGTCGCCAGCGGCACGTCCCGCACCACCGAACCCAAAAAAAGACGTTCATCCCGGCCCCCGGGGGATGATGAGCCCAATTTCCATGGTCACGACAACGACGACCGCGAACCAGATCAGGGTCGCCTCCTGCGAGCCGAGCGCCTCGGTCCCGCAGTCCATGCCGGCGACGACCGGGAAGGACACCGGCACCCTCAGCAGCATTATCGACAGGTATTCCGGCACGCAGCCGAGCAGCAGGTAGATCACCACGATGCACAGCATCGCCGTCCAAGGCCCGCGGCCGGCGATCAGGGCCGACACTCCCTGCGTCACTCCGGCCACCGTCACGAATTCGCCGAAGATCTCGGCCCCGATGATAATGCTGAAGATCATGCCGGTGGCGATGGCGCGGTTGAACATGTGGCGCCCGACCACGTCGATGCCGGTCACGACCACCATCAGCCCGAGACCTGCCCCCGTCGCGGCCAGCAGCCGCCCACCGAGGCGGGCGGTGCGGGCATGATCGCGGCGCGGGGCGCCTCACCCGTCAGGCTCATTGGGCGGCGGCTGTCTGCGCGGGGTAGTCGGCCAGCGCCGCGCCCGCGTCATGCCCAGCGCCGATGCGCGCGATCCATTCGGATTCCAGCCGCCCGGCGATCTCGTCCACCCTGGCGGCGATGGGTCCGAGGCATCGTGGATCTCGATCCCGGCCAAGGTCATCCGATCGATCGTGGCGGCGTCGGCGGCGCTCCAGGCCTCGTCCTTGCGGCGGGCCAGCGCCTCGCCGGACCGCGCCTCGATGGCGGCGCGGTCTTCCTCGGAAATCGCGGCCCAGCGGTCCTCGTTCATTACCATGCCCCGGCACCCGCATGGCGTAGCGGACATGGTTGGTCAGGTTGAATGCGGTCACCGAATCGTAGCCGAAGGCGCCGCCGTCGATGACCCCACGCGACAGCTTCTCGTAGATAACGGGGGCCGGCATGAACAGGAGCGTCGCGCACAGAGCCTCCAGCAGGTCGCGGGCATTGCCGGCGGAGACGCTCAGCTTGAGGCCGGCGAAATCCGCGGGCGTCCCGATCCTGACCTTCCCAGTGTGGATCAGCCCTGGCCCATGCGTCCACAGTCCCGGCAGATGCGTGACCGCATGTTCCGCATGGGGGTCGAGTTGTCCCGTATAGACCTGCCAGATTGCCACCGCGTCGTCGCCCATGCGGCTGAACGGCCTGACCATCGCCCCGGCGAAGCGGTCGCCCTCGGACGACGGGTTCTGGCCATGGGCGATGCCGTCGCAGCCAGGTCGAAATACGCCTGCGGGGTGCCGAGGGGCTTGCCCGGCACCACGATCCTGTCCCGGCCCCCGGTCGCCGCCTCGACATCCTTCGCCCAGGGCAGGATCGCGTTGACCCGCACCGGATGGCCGGGCGGCAGCCACGAGGACATGGTCAGAGTCTCGGCCAGGGCGGGCGTCGCCATCAGCATCAGGGCGCAAGGGCGGAACGGAGGATGGCGGTCATGCCGCTCTCGATCACGATCCGGCGCACGGGAAGGGCGCGAGGAGGTCCGGGTTGCAGGGCGCCGGCTGGCCAGAGGGCCGCCGTCCGAAAGGCCGGGCCATTGGCGGGCATTGCGGGGCGGGCAAGGCCCGGACCGGCGGCCCGAGTGCCCCAGAGATCGACGGAAACACTCCGGCCTCCAAAGGGGCGATGCGGCAACCGGACAGCCCCGCCGCGTGTTGTCGCTGCAAACGGACGGGAGACGGATCATGACGCCAAGATGGCCCGAGCGGCTGTGGATCGTGCGGCACGGGGAAAGCGCGGGCAATGTCGCCCGGGACTTCGCCTATCAGCAGGGCATGGCCCGGATCGACCTGACCGGGCGCGACGTGGACGTGCCGCTCTCCGCCTTGGGCGAACAGCAAGCCCGCGCGCTCGGCCACTGGTTCTCGCAGGGGAAGGAAGACGGGCGGCCAAACGTGGTCCTGGCCTCGCCCTACCTGCGGGCGATGGAAACCGCCCGCATCTTCCGGGACGCTGGCGGCTGCCCGGCGGACACCCGCATCCATCTGGACGAGCGCCTGCGGGAAAAGGAATTCGGCATCCTCGACGGGCTGACCGGCAAGGGCATCCGCGCCGAGTTCCCCCAGCAGGCCGAGTTGCGGGCGATGATCGGCAAGTTCTACCACCGCCCGCCGGGGGGCGAAAGCTGGTGCGATGTGATCTTCCGCCTGCGGGCGCTGCTGGACACGGTGGCCCTGCACCACGGCGGCTGCCGGGTGATGATCGTGGCCCACCAGGTCGTGGTCCTCTGCCTGCGCTACGTCATCGAGGGGATGACGGAGCAGGAAATCCTCGAAATCGACCGGCAGGCGGATGTCGCCAACTGCTCGATCACGGAATACTGCTGGGAAGCGGGCGCGGAGGGCACCGACGGCGGGCTGAAACTGGTGCGCTACAACGTCACCGCGCCGATGGAGGCCGAGGACACCCCCGTCACCCGCGAACCCGACGCCATCGTGGGAAACCGGGGATGAGCGAGGCGTCCTCGATCCTCGACGCGGCCTGGCTGCGCCGCCATCCGCTGCCGGTCCACCCCGAGGACACCGACAAGAACAGCCGCGGCCGGGTGATGCTGGTAGGCGGCTCGCTGCGGGTGCCGGGCGGGCTGATCCTGACGGCGCTGGCCGCCTTCCGCGCGGGCGCGGGCAAGGTCCAGATGGGCCTGCCCGAGCCGCTGGCCATCCCCACCGGCATCGCCATGCCCGAAGCGGGCATCTTCGCCCTGCCCCATGACGAGGACGGCGAGATCGCGGATGCCTCGATGCTGGTGGACAAGCTCGGCGGCTGCGGCTGCCTGGTGCTGGGTCCGGCGATGGCTTCGCCCTCGGCCGCGCTGGCAATGATGGACGCGCTGCTGCCTGCGGCGGACGCAGGGCCGGTGCTGATCGACGCCGCCTGCGTGGGGGCGGCCGCCGCGCGGCTGGCTCAGGTCGAGGTGCTGGCGGGCGGCGCGATCCTGACGCCCCATGTGGGCGAGATGGCGCAACTGACCGGGCTGGAAGCGGTCGAGATCGAGGCGCGGCGCGACGAGATCGCGGTGGAATGGTCCACCCGGTTGAAGGCGGTCATCGTGATGAAGGGCGCCACGACCCTGATCGCCAGCCCGGACGGAGAGGTCGCGGCCTATGGCGGGGGTGGCGTGGGGCTGGCCACGGGCGGCTCGGGCGACGTGCTGACCGGCATCATCGCCGGGCTCTGCGCCCGCGGACTGCCTGCCTATGAGGCCGCCTGCTGGGGCGTCTGGCTGCATGGCGAGGCCGGGCGGCGGCTGGCCGAGCGTCTGGGTCCCATGGGCTTCATGGCCCGCGAACTGCCTGCCGAGGTGCCCAGCCTGATGCGCGGCATCTAGGCGGGATCATTGCCGGGGAATGCGGGCAAGGCGTCGGTGGCCTTCTTCGGCATCAACACCATTCCCGCGGAACAGTCTTGAGCATCCGCTTCGGCGGCCCCCTTCACATGTCTTTCTGGCCCCGACACCCCATCGGGCAGCCCGCCCCTCGTCACGGCCGACTTCGCTCCCGGCCCGTCCGGCACCGCAGGCAGAATGTCCTGCCTCCCGGAACAAACCTTGTCACCGTCGTCCCTGCAATCCCGACCGATCGGTTCGCGCGCCCTCATGGGCTTCTTTCTGGCCCAAATACCCATCTTTGGGCGACTCGCCGCCATCTTGACCAAGTTTACCTAGACCAGCACGGGCCGCCGGATGCAGCCTTGCGAATGAAGCATCCCGGCCAGCGAGGAACCCGATGCGGTCTGCCGGTCGAGAGCCGATGCAGGGCTGCCTCGTCTGCCGCCGCCTGGCAACTTTTGCCATCAAAGCCGCGCCTTCACTTCCCCTTGACCCTTGCAGCCGGGACGCCGACGGGGGATGACCGGCCTATCTGCCGGCAACGGGCGGTCTGGCGCCGCAACAGCCGGCGCACCAGCGAAAGGATCAGCGGATGTCAGGCTTCACTCCTCATGGCAAGCATCTGGTCGCGGGCGAATGGGTCGGCGGAACGGAAACCTTCACATCCAGTCCCGCCCATGGCCCGGCGCATGAGTTCGCCGTCGGCACCCCGGAACTTGTCGCCCGCGCCTGCGCGGCGGCCGCCGAAGCCTTCGAACCCTATGCGGCGACCACCCGCGAGGACCGGGCGCGCTTCCTCGACGCCATCGCCGACGAGATCGAGGCCCGTGCCGAGGCGATCACCGCCATCGGCACACAGGAATCCGGCCTGCCCGAGGCCCGCCTGCAGGGCGAGCGCGGCCGCACGACCGGCCAGTTGCGGCTGTTCGCGGATCACATCCGCAAGGGCGACTACCTCGACCGCCGCCATGACGCGGCCCTGCCCGACCGCAAGCCCGCGGCCCGGCCCGAACTGCGGATGATCCAGTTGCCCGTCGGCCCGGTCGCGGTCTTCGGCGCCTCGAACTTCCCGCTGGCCTTCTCGACCGCGGGCGGCGACACGGCGGCGGCGCTGGCGGCGGGCTGCCCGGTCGTGGTCAAGGGCCATTCCGCCCATCCCGGCACCGGCGAGATCGTGGCCGGGGCCGTGCTGGCCGCGATCGAGAAGACCGGGATGCCGAAGGGCGTCTTCTCCCTCATCCAGGGCGGCAACCGCAAGGTCGGCGAGGCGCTGGTGACGGACCCGCGCATCAAGGCCGTGGGCTTCACCGGCTCGCTGCAGGGCGGCCGCGCCCTGTTCGACCTCTGCGCCGCCCGTCCCGAGCCGATCCCCTTCTTCGGCGAACTCGGCTCGGTCAACCCGATGTTTGTCCTGCCTGCAGCCGCCGCCGCACGCGGCGAGGAGATCGGGACGAATTGGGCAGGTTCCCTGACCATGGGCGCGGGCCAGTTCTGCACCAACCCCGGCATCGCCGTGATGCTGGACAGCCCTGATGCCGACCGCCTGATCGCCTCGGCCCGCGCCGCGCTTGAGCAGACAGCACCTCAAACCATGCTGACCCCCGGCATCGCACAGGCCTACCGCGAGGGCGTGGACCGCATGGGCAAGTCCAACGCGGTCAAGCCGGTGCTGACCACCGACAGCGCCGAGCGCAGCGCCTCGCCCAACCTCTACGAGACGACGGCGGACGCCTTCCTCGGCGAGAACGACCTGGCCGAGGAGGTCTTCGGGCCCCTCGGGCTGGTTGTCCGCGCAAGCTCGCCCGAGGACATGGAACGCATCGCCCGCGGCTTCCCCGGCCAGTTGACCGCGACGCTGCACACCGACCCCGAGGACGCGGACCTTGCCCGCCGCTTGCTGCCGATCCTCGCCCAGAAGGCCGGGCGGGTGCTGGCGAACGGCTACCCCACCGGGGTCGAGGTCGCCGACGCGATGGTCCACGGCGGGCCTTATCCCGCCTCGACCAACTTCGGCGCGACCTCGGTCGGCACACTCTCGATCCGCCGCTTCCTGCGGCCCGTCGCCTTCCAGAACCTGCCCGACTACCTGATCAGCGGCGATCTGGCAGGATGACGAGGCGCAGTCCCAATCACGAAGGCCGCCCCGGCAGGGCGGCCTTTTTTGTGGATCAGCGGGCAGTCAGCCGCTCGACCTGCGCGGCGGTCAGGTAGCCCGTGGCGGACAGGTCGTTCGCCCGCTGCCAGGCCGCGATGGCGTTGCGGGTGCCGCGCCCGAAGACGCCGTCCACGCCCCGCGTGTCGAAGCCGCGCCGCGTCAGCCCGGCCTGCACCTCGGCGCGTTGCTGGCGGCTGAGGCCCAGACCCGCCTCGTCCTGCGCCGGACCGCTGGCGGCGGCGCTGCCGCCCGTGCCCTCAGAGGCCGCTGGCGCCTGCCCGCGCAGGATCTCGCTGGCCTGCGCCTGGGTCAGAGTCCCGGTCTGGGTATAGTCGCGGTCGCGCTGCCACAGCGAGATGGCACGGCGGGTGCCGGGACCGAAATTGCCGTCGAGGCCATTGGTGTTGTAGCCCAGCGCATTCAGGCGGCGCTGCACCGCGACACGCTGATCTGCGGTCAGCGCAGCCCCGGCCACCTCGGCCTGGGTGCCTGTGGTCGTCCCCGAACCCGCCTGGGTGCCCGTTGTCACGCCCGAGCCCGCCTGATTGCTCGGGGGCGCCACTGCGCCACCCAGACGCTGCACCCGCTCGCGCGCCTGCTGGGCATACATCCCGCTCGGGAACTGCCGCAGGTAGGACTGGTAAGCCGACAGCGTGTTCGCGCTCTGCGCCTGCGCGAATGCGGCACGGTCCTGTTCCTGCTGCAGATACTGGCGCGCGATCCCGCCCACGATCTCGCCCACGTCCTGCGCCTGCACGGGCGTGGCAAGCAGCGTGGCGGCAAGCGCCGCCGAAAGCATCGTCCTGACCATCGGGTGGCCCTTTCCTCATGTCCCGCGGTCCGGGGCCGGCGCCCGCGGACCCTCATGCCCCCAAGGGGCGTCCGAAGGTATAGCGCCGCAAGGATGCGCTGGTTCCGCGGATGGAATGGCGGGCCATCATGCGACGTTACGGCATCTCGGGCCATGCCCCATCGCGGCGCTTGTCAGGCACCTGCGCTTTGGTCAGTCTGCGCGGCGGAGGAAAGGGGCTGTGCCGCGATTGCGGCGCAAGACACCCACAGGGAGGAAATTGATGGCACGGTTTTTCACGTCGGTCGCGGTGGCGACCCTTCTCGGCGCGCCCGCCTTCGCCGAGGTCTCGGATGGCAAGGTCAGGATCGGCATCCTGAACGACCAGTCGGGGGTTTATGCGGATTTCGGCGGCCTCGGCTCGGTCGAGGCCGCGCGCATGGCGGTCGAGGAGATGGGCGGCACCGTTCTGGGCGCCCCGGTCGAGGTCGTCAGCGCCGACCACCAGAACAAGGCCGACATCGCGTCCAACATCGCCCGACAGTGGTATGATACCGAGCAGGTCGATTCGATCATGGAGCTGACCACCTCCTCGGTGGCGCTGGCCGTGCAGGCGCTGAGTGCCGAGAAGAAGAAGATCGACCTCGTGACCGGCGCGGCGACCGCCGAACTGACCGGCAAGGCGTGCTCTCCTTACGGCTTTCACTGGGCCTATGACACCCATGCGCTGGCCGTGGGCACCGGCGGCGCGCTGGTCGAGGATGGCGGCGACAGCTGGTTCTTCCTGACCGCCGACTATGCCTTTGGCTATTCGCTGGAAGAAAACACCGGCGCCATCGTCACCGAAAAGGGCGGCACCGTGGTGGGCTCGGTCCGGCATCCGCTGGCGGCGACCGACTTTTCCTCCTTCCTGCTGCAGGCGCAAAGCTCGGGCGCGAAGGTGGTGGGGCTGGCGAATGCCGGGATGGATACCCAGAACGCCATCAAGCAGGCGGCCGAGTTCGGGATCGTGCAGGGCGGCCAGCGCATGGCCGGGCTGCTGTTCACACTGGCCGAGGTCCACGGACTGGGGCTGGAAACCGCACAGGGGCTGACGTTGACCGAAAGCTTCTACTGGGACCGCACCGAGGCCAGCCGCGAGTTTTCCAACCGCTTCAAGGAACGCACCGGCAAGATGCCCAACATGATCCAGGCCGGCACCTATTCGGGCGTTCTGCATTACCTCAAGGCCATCGAGGCCGCGGGAACGGACGAAACCGAGGCCGTCGCCGCCAAGATGCGCGAACTGCCAGTCAGCGACGCTTTTGCCGAAAACGGGCGGGTCGGGCCGAACGGGCGGATGATCTCGGATGTCTACCTGATGGAAGTGAAGACCCCCGCCGAAAGCACGGGCGAGTGGGATTATTACGAGATCAAGGCGACGATTCCGGGCGAACAGGCCTATCTGGACCCGGCGCAGTCGGGCTGCCCGATGGTGCAGTAAGGACGGCCGCGGCAGAACCCCGCAGGCGCGCTTCCAGGACCTGTGCAAATGCAGAAAATGCCATCCAAAAGTCTTGCGAAGACGAAGGACTGCGGCAATCATCCGCAGTGGAACAGTGACCGGCGTCACGCAAGGCGCCGTCACCCCCGGACCCGCGTCCGGATAAGAATGACAGGGAGGACTACATGAAGTTTCTATACATCACCGCCGCCACGGCGGCGCTTGTGGCTGGCACGGCCACGGCGCAGGAACTCACCGACGGCAAGGTGAAGATCGGTATCCTGAACGACCAGTCCGGTCCCTATTCGGGCGTGGGCGGCGTCGGGTCGGTCGAGGCCGCGCGGATGGCGGTCGAGGATTTCGGCGGCACCGTTCTGGGCGCGCCGGTCGAGATCGTCGGCGCCGACCACCAGAACAAGGCCGATGTCGGCTCGTCCATCGCGCGCCAGTGGTTCGACACCGACCAGGTCGATGCGATCATGGACCTGACGACCTCGTCGGTGGCGCTGGCCGTCCAGGCGGTCGCGGCCGAGAAGAACAAGGTCACCATGATCACCGGCGGCGGCACGACCGAACTGACCGGCAAGGCCTGCACCCCCTACAGCTTCCATTGGGCCTATGACACCCATGCGCTGGCGGTGGGCACCGGCGGCGCGGTCGTGGCGCAGGGTGGCGACACCTGGTTCTTCCTGACGGCCGACTATGCCTTCGGCTATTCACTGGAAGAAAACACCTCCAGAACGGTCGAGGCTGCGGGCGGCAAGGTTCTGGGCTCGGTCCGGCATCCGCTGAACTCGACCGACTATTCGGCCTTCCTGCTGCAGACGCAGGCGTCGGGCGCCAAGGTCGTGGGCCTGGCCAGCGCCGGGACGGACACCCAGAATGCCATCAAGCAGGCGGCCGAGTTCGGGCTGACCCAGGCGGGCCAGAACCTCGCCGCGCTGCTGCTGATGATCTCGGACGTGCACGGGCTTGGTCTGCAGGCGGCGCAGGGCCTTTACCTGACCGAAACCTTCTACTGGGACCGCGACGATGAATCGCGCGAGTTCGGGAACCGCTACAAGGAACGGACCGGCGGGATGCCGACGATGGTCCAGGCGGCGACCTACTCGACGGTACTGTCCTATCTGAAGGCGGTCGAGGCTGCGGGCAGCGACGACAGCGCCAAGGTTTCCGAGCAGTTGAAGGGGATGACGATCAACGACGCCTTCGCCCGCAACGCCAAGGTGGCCCCGAACGGCCGGCTCATGAACGACGTCTTCCTGATGCAGGTGAAGACGCCGGAAGAAAGCCAGGGCGAGTGGGACTATTACCACGTCCGGGCTACCATCCCCGGTGCGGAAGCCTACATGGACCCGGCCGAATCCGGCTGCCCGCTGGTCACCGGATGACAGAAGTCCTGAACGATGACGAACCGCGGGTGGTGCTTACCGCCCGCGGCCTCGGCAAGGACTTCTCGGGGTTCACGGCCGTCAACAACGTGAACCTCGACGTCCACCATGCCCGCATTCACGCATTGATCGGCCCCAACGGGGCCGGCAAGACCACCGTCTTCAACCTGCTGACCAAGTTCCTGCAACCCACGCGCGGCCAGATCACCCTGCTGGGCACCGACATCACGAAGATGAAGCCCGACGTGGTGGCCCGCATGGGGCTGGTGCGGTCCTTCCAGATTTCGGCCGTCTTCCCGCATCTGACGGTGCTGGAAAACGTCCGCGTCGCCCTGCAACGCCCGGCCGAACTGCACGTGCAGTTCTGGCGCCCGCTCAAGGCGCTGGACGTGCTGAACGGCCGGGCCGAGGTGCTGATCGACGAACTGGGCCTGACCCCCTGGCGCGACGTGCGCGCCGCCGACCTTTCCTATGGCCGCAAGCGGGTGCTTGAGATCGCGACCACGCTCGCGCTTGACCCGCAGGTGCTGCTGCTGGATGAACCGATGGCCGGCATGGGGCACGAGGACGTGCATACCGTGGCCGAGATCATCCGCGAGGTCGCCCGCCACCGTGCCGTCCTGATGGTGGAACACAACCTGTCGGTCGTGGCCGACATCTGCCATTTCGTCACCGTGCTGCAGCGGGGCGAGATCCTGGCCGAGGGCGACTACGCCACCGTCGCCGCCGACCCGCGCGTCCGCACCGCCTACATGGGGACCGAAGCATGAGCGCGCTTCTGAACGTGGCCGGGCTGAACGCTTGGTATGGCGAAAGCCACGTCCTGCATGGCGTCGACATGCATGTGAACGAGGGCGAGACCGTCTGCATCCTCGGCCGCAACGGCATGGGCAAGACCACCACGCTGCGGTCCATCATCGGCATCGTCCGCAAGCGGACCGGGCAGATCAGTTTCGCCGGGCAGGACCTGATGACCATGCCGCTGCACCGCACCGCGCGGGCCGGGCTGGGCTTCGTCCCCGAGGAACGCGGTATCTTCGCGACCCTGTCGGTGGACGAGAACCTGATGCTGCCCCCGGTGGTGGCGCAGGGCGGCATGACGCTGGACGAAATCTACACGCTGTTCCCGAACCTCAAGGAACGCCGCAACAGCCCCGGCACCAAACTGTCCGGGGGCGAGCAGCAGATGCTTGCCATGGCCCGCATCCTGCGGACCGGCGCCCGCTGCCTTTTGCTGGACGAGCCGACCGAAGGGCTGGCCCCCGTCATCATCGACGCCATCGGCGCGGTGCTGCGGGAACTCAAGGCGCGCGGCATGACGGTGGTGCTGGTGGAACAGAACTTCCGCTTCGCCTCCAAGGTCGCGGACCGCTTCTATGTCATGGACCACGGCGTGATGGCCCATGAATTCCCGGTGGGCGAACTGGCCGCCCGCATGAACATGCTGCAAGAAACACTGGGAGTCTGAGATGACGATGATCTTCGGAATCCCGATCCAAGCCTTCATGGGCCAGATCCTCGTGGGCCTCATCAACGGCTCGTTCTATGCGCTGCTGTCGCTGGGCCTTGCGGTGATCTTCGGCCTGCTGCGGGTCATCAACTTCGCCCATGGCGCGCAATACATGCTGGGCGCCTTCGTGGCGCTGCTGGCGCTGAACTGGTTCGGGCTGAACTACTGGTTCGCGCTGATCCTGGCGCCGCTGGTCGTCGGCGCCTTCGGCGCGCTGGTGGAACGCACGATGCTGTCGCGGCTGTATCAGCTCGACCACCTTTACGGGCTCTTGTTCACCTTCGGCCTGGCGCTGGCGCTGGAAGGCACCTTCCGTTGGTATTTCGGCGCCTCGGGCCAGCCCTATTCGGCCCCGGCGGCGCTGACAGGGGCGGTCAACCTGGGCTTCATGGTGCTGCCGATCTACCGCGGCTGGGTGATCGTGGCCTCGCTGATCGTCTGCCTTGCCGTCTGGGCGCTTATCGAGAAGACTCGGCTGGGCGCGACCCTGCGCGCGGCCACGGAAAACCCGGTGCTGGTGCAAAGCTTCGGCATCAACGTGCCGCGGCTGCTGACCCTGACCTATGCGCTGGGGTCGGGGCTTGCGGCCATCGCGGGCGTGCTGGCGGCGCCGATCTACCAGGTTTCGCCGCTGATGGGGACGAACATCATCATCGTCGTCTTCGCGGTGGTCGTGGTCGGCGGCATGGGGTCCATCATGGGCGCCATCGTCACCGGCTACCTGCTGGGCGTGGCCGAGGGGCTGACCAAGGTCTTCTATCCCGAGGCCTCCAACATCGTGATCTTCGTCATCATGGCGATCGTGCTGATCCTGCGTCCCGCGGGTCTGTTCGGGAAGGAGGGCTGAGATGGCCAGGACATCCGAAATCTCGACGGCCGAGCCGGGCTCGGTCCGCACCATGGGACGAGGGGCGCAGCTTGCGCTGCTGCTGGCGGCGGGGGTTCTGCTGATCGCAGCGCCCTTCATGGTCTATCCCGTCTTCGTGATGACGATGCTGTGCTTCGGGCTCTTCGCCGCGGCCTTCAACCTGCTGCTGGGCTATACGGGGCTGCTGTCCTTCGGCCATGCCGCCTTCTTCGGGGGCGCGGCCTATTTCACTGCCCATGCGGCCAAGGAATGGGGCTGGAACCCCGAATTCGCCCTGGCGATCGGCGTTCTCGGCGCCACCGGCTTGGGGGTGGTGATCGGCGCCATCGCGATCCGGCGGCAGGGCATCTACTTTGCCATGATCACCCTGGCGCTGGCGCAGATGTTCTTCTTCTTCTGCCTGCAGGTTCCCTTCACCCATGGCGAGGACGGCATCCAGGCGGTGCCGCGCGGCCATCTGTTCGGGTTCATCGACCTGAGCGACACGATGACCATGTATTACTTCGTGCTGGCCATCTTCGTGCTGGGGCTGCTGGTGATCTGGCGCTTCGTGAACTCGCCCTTCGGGATGATCCTCAAGGCCATCCGGGAAAACGAGAACCGGGCCATTTCGCTGGGCTATGCGACGGCGCAGTACAAGCTGGGCGCCTTCGTGATGTCGGCGGCCCTGTCAGGGCTGGCCGGCGGGCTGAAGGCGCTGGTGATGCAGTTCGCCACCCTGACCGACGTGGACTGGCACATGTCGGGGCAGGTGGTGCTGATGACGCTGATCGGCGGCATCGGGACGCTGCTGGGCCCGGTCGTGGGCGCGGGCATCGTGATCGCGCTGCAGAACCGGCTGGCGACCTCAGCCTTCCCGGTCACGATCATCACCGGGCTTGTCTTCATGATCTGCGTGATGCTGTTCCGGCGCGGGCTGGTGGGCGAACTGGCCTATTCCCGCCTGGGCCGGGCGCTGGGGCTGCGGCCGCCGGGCTGAGCCTGCCCCAAGGAAAACACGGCCGCCGCGACACCCTCGCGGCGGCCGTGTCATTTTCGGAATCCCGCAGGGACCGTTTGCGGCGGCGAGATCGTTGACAGGAACAGGACCCCGCAGGCGCGGGTCCCGTTCGGCGATCCGCCCAGCGCGCGCCGGGGGAATCACATGGTCAACAGCAGGATCGGAGGACGCTCGTGAACGACAATGGTGAACAGCGGGGGGCGAACCCCGGCTTGCTCAAGAAGGACATCGACCAAGGGCTGACCGGCGACAAGGTCAGCTACCCGGACCCGGCAGCCTCGCCCTTGGGCACGGATGACGAGGCCGCAGGGACCCCCATCACCCAAACCCAGCTTGACATGGCCCGGCGAACGGAACGCGCGCAGGGCGCACAGGCCGGGCCGCGCGACGTGGATTTCGGGGCGGCGAAATCGAGGACAGGCCGCGGCACCGTCGTGATGCTGGCGGCGGGCGCGGCGATCCTGCTGCTGCTGGTGGCGCTGCTCTAGCCGAGGGGCGCGCGGCTTTGCACCGCGCGCCCCAGGGTTTCAGGC contains:
- a CDS encoding peptidoglycan-binding protein, with the protein product MVRTMLSAALAATLLATPVQAQDVGEIVGGIARQYLQQEQDRAAFAQAQSANTLSAYQSYLRQFPSGMYAQQARERVQRLGGAVAPPSNQAGSGVTTGTQAGSGTTTGTQAEVAGAALTADQRVAVQRRLNALGYNTNGLDGNFGPGTRRAISLWQRDRDYTQTGTLTQAQASEILRGQAPAASEGTGGSAAASGPAQDEAGLGLSRQQRAEVQAGLTRRGFDTRGVDGVFGRGTRNAIAAWQRANDLSATGYLTAAQVERLTAR
- a CDS encoding TRAP transporter large permease subunit, which gives rise to MVVVTGIDVVGRHMFNRAIATGMIFSIIIGAEIFGEFVTVAGVTQGVSALIAGRGPWTAMLCIVVIYLLLGCVPEYLSIMLLRVPVSFPVVAGMDCGTEALGSQEATLIWFAVVVVVTMEIGLIIPRGPG
- a CDS encoding aldehyde dehydrogenase (NADP(+)), whose amino-acid sequence is MSGFTPHGKHLVAGEWVGGTETFTSSPAHGPAHEFAVGTPELVARACAAAAEAFEPYAATTREDRARFLDAIADEIEARAEAITAIGTQESGLPEARLQGERGRTTGQLRLFADHIRKGDYLDRRHDAALPDRKPAARPELRMIQLPVGPVAVFGASNFPLAFSTAGGDTAAALAAGCPVVVKGHSAHPGTGEIVAGAVLAAIEKTGMPKGVFSLIQGGNRKVGEALVTDPRIKAVGFTGSLQGGRALFDLCAARPEPIPFFGELGSVNPMFVLPAAAAARGEEIGTNWAGSLTMGAGQFCTNPGIAVMLDSPDADRLIASARAALEQTAPQTMLTPGIAQAYREGVDRMGKSNAVKPVLTTDSAERSASPNLYETTADAFLGENDLAEEVFGPLGLVVRASSPEDMERIARGFPGQLTATLHTDPEDADLARRLLPILAQKAGRVLANGYPTGVEVADAMVHGGPYPASTNFGATSVGTLSIRRFLRPVAFQNLPDYLISGDLAG
- a CDS encoding NAD(P)H-hydrate dehydratase → MSEASSILDAAWLRRHPLPVHPEDTDKNSRGRVMLVGGSLRVPGGLILTALAAFRAGAGKVQMGLPEPLAIPTGIAMPEAGIFALPHDEDGEIADASMLVDKLGGCGCLVLGPAMASPSAALAMMDALLPAADAGPVLIDAACVGAAAARLAQVEVLAGGAILTPHVGEMAQLTGLEAVEIEARRDEIAVEWSTRLKAVIVMKGATTLIASPDGEVAAYGGGGVGLATGGSGDVLTGIIAGLCARGLPAYEAACWGVWLHGEAGRRLAERLGPMGFMARELPAEVPSLMRGI
- a CDS encoding SDR family NAD(P)-dependent oxidoreductase, encoding MTTKVALVTGAARGIGLATTELFLEGGWQVAMVDRDRDELAAASGTLQGVHPIVADVSIPEQVEQMREQALSRFGRIDALVNNAGVALFARAETVSFAQWREVMATNLDGVFLCTQALTPALAETKGAIVNIASISGLRASTLRVAYGTSKAAVIHLTKQYAAELGEMGIRVNCIAPGPVRTKLAMAVHAPEIIAAYYDAIPLNRYGEAREIAEGIVFLCSENASFVTGQTLAVDGGFDATGVGLPALRRAE
- a CDS encoding histidine phosphatase family protein translates to MTPRWPERLWIVRHGESAGNVARDFAYQQGMARIDLTGRDVDVPLSALGEQQARALGHWFSQGKEDGRPNVVLASPYLRAMETARIFRDAGGCPADTRIHLDERLREKEFGILDGLTGKGIRAEFPQQAELRAMIGKFYHRPPGGESWCDVIFRLRALLDTVALHHGGCRVMIVAHQVVVLCLRYVIEGMTEQEILEIDRQADVANCSITEYCWEAGAEGTDGGLKLVRYNVTAPMEAEDTPVTREPDAIVGNRG